The following coding sequences lie in one Rutidosis leptorrhynchoides isolate AG116_Rl617_1_P2 chromosome 6, CSIRO_AGI_Rlap_v1, whole genome shotgun sequence genomic window:
- the LOC139853656 gene encoding cytochrome P450 CYP94D108-like: MDILSLQTLLLIIFFLIFYYFIFFNLIKSPHKATRAQIGFSSYPLVGTVPEFILNRHRFLEWTTEVISRSPTKSGIFDRPGKIKGFITANPANVEHILKTNFDNYPKGARLISLLDDFLGRGIFNAEGESWRAQRKIASYEFNTRSLKNFVMETAAVELHNRFIPVLAKNADLNRVVDLQDLLESYTFDNICMVAFNVDPGCLAGNLTSGREFMEAFEEAAAIIFQRFLSLYPSSYKIKKLLRFSSELKLQKSITTVHKFAEDIIKSRMEEKNRKPDEDLLSRFMEESEYSPEYLRDIVISFILAGRDTTSSALTWFFWLLSSHPEVEEKILDELKTIRSSSGGVAPDCFTFDELRNMHYLQAAISEGLRLYPPVPLDTKDCLKDDVMPDGTFVGKGWYITYHSYAMARIESVWGKDCLEFRPERWLVEEDGNVVYRPENSFKFPVFHGGPRICLGKEMAYIQMKLVAASIIERFKVEVVPVANEKNPPEHVLALTIRMKNGLSVRIRKRSELINE; this comes from the coding sequence ATGGACATTCTTTCTCTCCAAACTCTACTTTTAATCATCTTCTTTTTAATCTTTTACTATTTCATCTTCTTCAACCTAATCAAATCCCCACACAAAGCCACCCGTGCCCAAATCGGCTTCTCAAGCTACCCGTTAGTAGGCACTGTGCCCGAATTCATCCTAAATCGTCACCGTTTCCTCGAATGGACCACCGAAGTCATTTCTCGGTCTCCAACAAAGTCCGGCATCTTTGACCGCCCAGGAAAAATCAAAGGTTTCATCACAGCCAACCCCGCAAATGTCGAACACATTCTCAAAACCAATTTCGACAACTACCCGAAAGGAGCCCGATTAATCTCCCTCCTTGACGATTTTCTTGGACGTGGAATATTCAACGCTGAAGGCGAATCATGGCGTGCACAACGTAAAATCGCTAGCTATGAATTCAACACGCGGTCGCTTAAAAACTTTGTTATGGAAACTGCAGCCGTTGAGTTACATAACCGGTTCATACCGGTTCTTGCAAAAAATGCAGATTTGAACCGAGTTGTTGATCTTCAAGATCTTCTTGAAAGCTACACTTTTGATAATATTTGTATGGTGGCGTTTAACGTCGATCCCGGTTGTCTCGCTGGCAACTTAACTTCTGGTCGTGAATTCATGGAAGCTTTCGAAGAAGCAGCTGCGATTATTTTTCAAAGATTTTTGTCCTTATATCCTAGTTCATACAAAATTAAGAAACTTTTGAGATTTAGTTCGGAATTGAAGTTGCAAAAATCTATCACGACGGTTCATAAGTTCGCGGAAGATATCATAAAGTCGAGAATGGAGGAAAAGAATCGAAAACCGGACGAGGATTTATTATCTCGATTTATGGAAGAATCGGAATACTCACCGGAGTATCTTCGAGATATCGTCATAAGTTTTATATTAGCGGGTCGTGATACGACATCGTCCGCTTTAACGTGGTTCTTTTGGCTTTTATCTTCCCATCCAGAAGTCGAGGAAAAAATACTGGATGAACTGAAAACAATCCGGAGCAGCTCTGGTGGAGTTGCTCCGGATTGTTTCACTTTTGACGAGCTTCGAAACATGCATTATTTGCAAGCCGCAATCTCTGAGGGATTGCGGCTATACCCACCGGTCCCACTAGACACAAAAGATTGTTTAAAAGATGACGTAATGCCGGATGGGACGTTTGTTGGGAAAGGTTGGTACATTACATACCACTCGTACGCTATGGCGCGAATAGAGAGTGTTTGGGGGAAGGATTGTTTGGAGTTTCGACCAGAACGATGGCTGGTCGAAGAAGATGGAAATGTTGTTTATAGACCGGAAAACAGTTTTAAGTTTCCGGTCTTTCATGGTGGACCGAGAATTTGTTTAGGGAAGGAAATGGCGTATATTCAAATGAAGTTAGTCGCGGCTTCGATAATTGAGAGGTTTAAGGTGGAGGTGGTGCCGGTTGCGAATGAGAAAAACCCGCCGGAGCATGTATTGGCGTTAACGATTAGGATGAAAAATGGGTTAAGTGTGAGAATTAGAAAAAGATCTGAGTTAATTAATGAGTGA